One genomic segment of Photobacterium sp. DA100 includes these proteins:
- the hscA gene encoding Fe-S protein assembly chaperone HscA, whose protein sequence is MALLQIAEPGQSAAPHQHKLAVGIDLGTTNSLVAAVRSGVPETLKDDQGRAILPSAVHYSESDVVVGHEARDIAQQDPINSIISVKRMMGRSLADIQARYPQMPYQFSATDNGLPQLITRGGEVNPVQVSAEILKTLNQRAQDTLGGELEGVVITVPAYFDDAQRAGTKDAAKLANLNVLRLLNEPTAAAIAYGLDSGQEGVIAVYDLGGGTFDISILRLSKGVFEVMATGGDSALGGDDFDHLLADWIAEQAGITERDAIAQRKLQDAAQAAKEALSDADEVSVDVLDWQGTVSREQFDTLIQPLVKKTLMACRRALKDAEVTAEDVIETVMVGGSTRVPLVREMVGNYFGKAPLTSIDPDQVVAIGAAIQADILAGNKPDADMLLLDVIPLSLGIETMGGMIEKIIPRNTTIPVARAQEFTTFKDGQTAMSVHVVQGEREMVSDCRSLARFTLRGIPAMAAGAAHIRVTYQVDADGLLSVTAMEKSSGVQSSIQVKPSYGLTDDEIATMIRDSMTFAQDDKDARALAEQQVEADRVLEGLIAALAQDGDTLLSKEERDELEAVMMELVQLRQGTDPYAIEAGIKKTDKASQEFASRRMDQSIRRALAGQSIDEV, encoded by the coding sequence ATGGCACTGTTACAGATTGCTGAACCCGGTCAAAGCGCTGCGCCGCACCAACACAAATTGGCGGTGGGTATTGATCTGGGCACTACAAACTCTCTCGTGGCTGCAGTACGCAGCGGCGTTCCGGAAACCCTGAAAGATGACCAAGGCCGTGCGATTCTGCCATCGGCGGTTCACTACAGTGAAAGTGACGTGGTCGTTGGCCATGAAGCCCGCGATATCGCCCAGCAGGATCCGATTAATAGTATTATTTCTGTTAAGCGTATGATGGGCCGCTCTCTGGCGGATATCCAAGCACGCTATCCGCAGATGCCATATCAGTTCAGTGCAACGGATAACGGTTTGCCTCAGCTGATCACCCGTGGTGGTGAGGTTAACCCGGTCCAGGTGTCGGCTGAAATTCTCAAGACCCTTAACCAGCGTGCGCAAGATACTTTGGGTGGTGAGCTGGAAGGTGTGGTGATCACTGTCCCTGCCTACTTTGATGATGCCCAGCGTGCGGGTACTAAAGACGCGGCGAAGTTGGCGAACCTCAATGTTCTTCGCCTGCTTAACGAGCCCACGGCGGCTGCGATTGCCTATGGTTTGGACTCAGGTCAGGAAGGCGTGATCGCTGTGTATGACTTGGGCGGCGGTACATTCGATATCTCTATTCTTCGCCTGTCGAAAGGTGTGTTTGAAGTGATGGCCACGGGTGGTGATTCTGCGCTAGGTGGTGATGACTTTGACCACCTGCTGGCGGATTGGATTGCCGAGCAAGCCGGTATCACCGAGCGCGATGCGATTGCCCAACGCAAGCTGCAAGATGCTGCGCAGGCAGCCAAAGAAGCGCTGTCCGATGCGGATGAAGTCTCGGTCGATGTGCTTGACTGGCAGGGTACTGTTTCCCGTGAGCAGTTCGATACCTTGATCCAACCTTTGGTGAAAAAGACGCTGATGGCATGCCGTCGGGCATTGAAAGATGCAGAGGTCACTGCCGAAGACGTGATCGAAACCGTCATGGTTGGTGGTTCAACTCGCGTACCACTGGTGCGTGAAATGGTTGGCAACTACTTCGGCAAAGCGCCACTGACGTCGATCGACCCGGATCAGGTGGTGGCGATTGGTGCGGCGATTCAGGCTGATATCCTTGCAGGTAACAAGCCTGATGCTGACATGCTGCTGCTGGATGTGATCCCGTTGTCGCTGGGTATCGAAACCATGGGTGGTATGATCGAGAAAATCATCCCGCGCAACACCACGATTCCTGTCGCCCGCGCCCAGGAGTTCACCACGTTCAAAGATGGTCAGACGGCTATGTCAGTCCATGTGGTTCAGGGCGAGCGTGAAATGGTGAGTGACTGCCGTTCACTGGCACGCTTTACCTTGCGCGGCATTCCTGCGATGGCCGCAGGTGCAGCACATATTCGTGTTACATATCAAGTGGATGCAGACGGTTTGTTGTCTGTAACTGCGATGGAAAAGAGTAGCGGTGTGCAATCTTCTATCCAGGTGAAGCCTTCATATGGCCTGACCGACGATGAAATTGCGACTATGATCCGTGATTCAATGACCTTTGCCCAGGACGACAAAGACGCCCGTGCCCTTGCCGAGCAACAAGTGGAAGCGGATCGCGTACTGGAAGGGTTGATTGCAGCGCTGGCTCAGGATGGCGATACTCTACTGAGCAAAGAAGAGCGCGACGAGCTGGAAGCCGTCATGATGGAACTGGTTCAATTGCGCCAGGGCACCGACCCGTACGCGATTGAAGCGGGAATTAAGAAAACAGATAAGGCGAGCCAGGAATTTGCATCGCGCCGGATGGATCAGTCTATCCGCCGTGCCCTGGCTGGTCAGTCGATTGATG
- the hscB gene encoding co-chaperone HscB, giving the protein MNHFELFGLPFQFQLDGSLLATQFRELQRHFHPDNFATASERDRLMAVQKAAQINDAFQTLKNPISRAEYMLSVNGVDIRGEQKTLQDPVFLMQQMELREELEEIPESSDPQSALFDFEQHASTLYKAQLVELEQLLVDENWEVAADAVRKLKFIVKLREEVERLEDSLLD; this is encoded by the coding sequence ATGAATCATTTCGAACTCTTTGGGCTACCATTTCAGTTTCAGCTGGACGGTAGCCTTCTTGCAACCCAGTTCCGCGAACTGCAGCGCCATTTCCACCCTGATAACTTTGCTACGGCTTCCGAGCGTGACCGTTTAATGGCGGTGCAGAAAGCTGCGCAGATCAACGATGCCTTCCAGACGTTGAAAAACCCTATCTCCCGCGCAGAGTACATGTTGTCGGTCAACGGCGTGGATATCCGTGGTGAGCAGAAGACGTTGCAAGATCCTGTCTTCTTGATGCAGCAAATGGAGCTGCGTGAAGAGTTGGAGGAGATCCCGGAGTCGAGTGATCCACAAAGCGCGTTGTTTGATTTTGAACAGCACGCCTCAACCCTGTACAAGGCACAGCTGGTTGAGCTTGAGCAATTACTTGTTGATGAAAACTGGGAAGTGGCGGCTGACGCCGTGCGCAAGCTGAAATTTATTGTTAAGCTGCGTGAAGAAGTCGAGCGCTTGGAAGATAGCCTGCTTGATTGA
- the iscA gene encoding iron-sulfur cluster assembly protein IscA, with the protein MAITITEAAASRVATFLENRGKGIGLRLGVRTSGCSGMAYVLEFVDQLEEGDQIFEEKGVKIIIDAKSMVYLDGTELDFAKEGLNEGFKFNNPNVSSECGCGESFNV; encoded by the coding sequence ATGGCCATAACGATTACTGAAGCGGCCGCGAGTCGCGTAGCTACTTTCCTAGAAAACCGAGGAAAAGGTATCGGCCTTCGGCTGGGTGTCCGGACTTCAGGCTGTTCGGGAATGGCCTATGTACTGGAATTTGTTGACCAGCTAGAGGAAGGTGATCAGATCTTCGAAGAGAAAGGGGTGAAGATCATCATTGATGCCAAGAGCATGGTGTATCTAGATGGTACTGAGTTGGACTTTGCCAAAGAAGGTCTCAACGAGGGCTTCAAATTCAACAACCCTAATGTATCCAGCGAATGCGGCTGCGGTGAAAGCTTCAACGTATAA
- the iscU gene encoding Fe-S cluster assembly scaffold IscU — protein MAYSEKVIDHYENPRNVGSFDKNDKSVGSGMVGAPACGDVMKLQIKVTEEGIIEDAKFKTYGCGSAIASSSLITEWVKGKTLDEAASIKNSAIAEELELPPVKVHCSILAEDAIKAAVSDYKKKHEEH, from the coding sequence ATGGCATATAGTGAAAAAGTTATCGATCATTATGAGAACCCGCGTAACGTGGGCTCATTTGATAAAAACGACAAAAGTGTTGGTAGCGGCATGGTAGGGGCTCCTGCCTGTGGCGACGTAATGAAACTTCAGATCAAAGTGACTGAGGAAGGCATCATCGAAGATGCCAAGTTCAAAACGTATGGCTGCGGTTCTGCGATTGCTTCAAGTTCACTGATCACTGAGTGGGTGAAGGGCAAGACGCTGGACGAAGCTGCTAGCATCAAGAACTCGGCGATTGCCGAGGAACTTGAGCTTCCACCTGTAAAAGTTCACTGCTCAATTCTTGCGGAAGACGCAATCAAAGCAGCTGTGAGCGATTACAAGAAGAAACACGAAGAACATTAA
- a CDS encoding IscS subfamily cysteine desulfurase, whose amino-acid sequence MKLPIYFDYSATCPVDPRVAEKMMQCMTMDGNFGNPASRSHRFGWQAEEAVDTAREQIAELLNADPREIVFTSGATESDNLAIKGAAHFYGKKGKHVITCKTEHKAVLDPCRQLEREGYEVTYLEPEANGLIDMAKLRDAMREDTVLVSIMHVNNEIGVIQDIAAIGELCREKKVIFHVDAAQSAGKLPIDVQEMKIDLISLSAHKIYGPKGIGALYVRRKPRIRLEAQMHGGGHERGFRSGTLATHQIVGMGEAFRIAKEEMDKDYQHALALRERMLKGLEGIEAMTINGDLEQRLPNNLNISFAFVEGESLLMALKDLAVSSGSACTSASLEPSYVLRALGLDDELAHSSIRFSFGRFTTEEEVDYAVSQIRGAVEKLRDMSPLWDMYKEGIDLNTVEWAHH is encoded by the coding sequence ATGAAACTGCCAATATATTTTGATTATTCCGCTACTTGCCCAGTTGATCCGCGTGTTGCAGAAAAAATGATGCAATGCATGACCATGGATGGAAACTTCGGTAACCCGGCTTCTCGTTCTCACCGCTTCGGTTGGCAGGCTGAAGAAGCGGTTGATACTGCTCGTGAGCAGATTGCTGAGCTGCTAAACGCAGACCCACGCGAAATCGTATTTACTTCAGGTGCAACTGAGTCAGATAACCTGGCTATCAAAGGTGCCGCTCACTTCTACGGCAAGAAGGGCAAGCACGTCATCACCTGTAAGACAGAACACAAAGCTGTACTTGATCCATGCCGCCAGCTAGAGCGTGAAGGCTACGAGGTGACTTACCTTGAGCCAGAAGCCAACGGCTTGATCGATATGGCGAAACTGCGCGACGCGATGCGTGAAGACACCGTGCTGGTGTCAATCATGCATGTGAACAACGAAATCGGTGTTATCCAGGATATCGCTGCTATCGGTGAGCTATGCCGTGAGAAGAAAGTGATCTTCCATGTTGATGCTGCTCAGTCAGCCGGTAAGCTGCCAATCGATGTTCAGGAAATGAAGATCGACCTGATTTCGCTGTCAGCGCACAAAATCTACGGCCCTAAAGGTATCGGTGCTCTTTACGTTCGTCGTAAGCCGCGTATCCGCCTTGAAGCGCAAATGCACGGTGGTGGTCACGAGCGTGGTTTCCGCTCTGGTACCCTGGCGACCCACCAGATCGTGGGTATGGGTGAAGCATTCCGCATCGCCAAAGAAGAGATGGACAAAGACTACCAGCATGCCCTTGCCCTGCGCGAGCGCATGTTGAAAGGCCTTGAAGGTATCGAGGCGATGACCATCAATGGTGATCTGGAGCAGCGCCTACCGAACAACCTGAACATCAGCTTTGCGTTCGTTGAAGGCGAGTCGCTGCTGATGGCACTGAAAGATCTTGCTGTCTCTTCGGGTTCGGCTTGTACTTCTGCCAGCCTGGAGCCGTCTTATGTTCTTCGCGCCCTAGGCTTGGACGATGAACTGGCACACAGCTCAATTCGCTTCTCTTTCGGTCGCTTCACGACGGAAGAAGAAGTAGACTACGCAGTTTCACAAATCCGCGGTGCGGTTGAGAAACTACGTGACATGTCTCCGCTTTGGGATATGTATAAAGAAGGTATTGACCTGAACACGGTCGAGTGGGCACACCACTAA
- the iscR gene encoding Fe-S cluster assembly transcriptional regulator IscR: MRLTSKGRYAVTAMLDVALHSQDGPVPLADISERQGISLSYLEQLFSRLRKAGLVASVRGPGGGYRLGEDANHIAVGMVIAAVDESVDATKCHGKGDCQGGVRCLTHTLWRDLSSRISGFLNNITLGELMQDNDVQEISDRQDQILTKSSFGHKNTHDNTSIGVDVRS; the protein is encoded by the coding sequence ATGAGATTGACATCAAAAGGAAGATACGCAGTCACGGCCATGTTAGACGTGGCTTTGCACTCTCAGGACGGTCCGGTTCCTTTGGCTGACATTTCAGAGCGTCAGGGGATCTCGTTGTCCTATTTGGAACAGTTGTTCTCTCGCCTGCGCAAGGCTGGCTTGGTGGCCAGTGTTCGTGGACCGGGTGGGGGGTATCGCCTTGGCGAAGATGCCAACCACATTGCAGTGGGTATGGTGATTGCGGCCGTCGATGAATCGGTAGATGCGACTAAGTGTCACGGCAAGGGAGACTGTCAAGGCGGGGTTCGCTGCCTGACACACACGCTATGGCGTGACCTGAGCTCCCGCATCAGCGGCTTTTTGAATAACATCACTCTTGGTGAGTTGATGCAAGACAATGACGTACAAGAAATATCTGACCGTCAGGATCAGATCCTAACTAAGTCGTCATTTGGACATAAAAATACACACGACAACACCTCAATCGGTGTCGATGTTCGCTCCTAG
- the trmJ gene encoding tRNA (cytosine(32)/uridine(32)-2'-O)-methyltransferase TrmJ, with translation MLDKVSVVLVGTSHPGNIGSAARAMKVMGLTNLVLVDPACEIDETTYALAAGASDIVEQAKIVSSLDDAIADCGLVVGSSARSRTLEWPQLDPRECGIKTIAEAPSHNVAILFGRERTGLTNEELQRCHCHVYIPANPEYSSLNLAMAVQTVSYEIRMAFLASEKFQTQQHVEEYPRMKELEMFYQHLEKVATKTDFISKDKPSMVMTKMRRLFSRARPESQELNILRGILSSVEKSLSRPEK, from the coding sequence ATGTTAGATAAAGTCAGTGTAGTTCTCGTGGGTACCTCACATCCCGGCAATATTGGTTCTGCTGCCCGGGCGATGAAAGTGATGGGCCTGACCAACCTGGTTCTGGTCGACCCGGCCTGCGAGATAGACGAAACCACATACGCACTGGCTGCGGGGGCTTCAGATATCGTCGAGCAGGCGAAGATCGTGTCTAGTCTCGATGACGCTATCGCCGATTGCGGCTTGGTGGTGGGCTCCAGTGCCCGCTCGCGCACTTTGGAATGGCCGCAGCTGGATCCCCGCGAGTGCGGGATCAAGACGATTGCCGAGGCACCGTCCCACAACGTCGCAATCCTGTTTGGTCGAGAGCGTACCGGCCTGACTAATGAAGAACTGCAGCGTTGCCATTGCCACGTCTACATTCCGGCTAACCCTGAATACAGCTCGTTGAATCTGGCGATGGCCGTACAGACGGTGAGTTATGAAATTCGCATGGCGTTTTTGGCGTCGGAAAAATTCCAAACCCAACAGCATGTTGAGGAATACCCGCGAATGAAGGAGCTGGAAATGTTCTACCAGCACCTTGAAAAGGTGGCAACCAAGACCGACTTTATCAGTAAAGACAAGCCATCGATGGTAATGACCAAAATGCGCCGCCTGTTTTCCCGGGCTCGACCGGAATCACAGGAGCTGAATATCTTACGTGGTATCCTTTCCTCAGTAGAAAAGTCACTCTCTCGTCCAGAGAAATAG
- the suhB gene encoding inositol-1-monophosphatase, which produces MHPMLNIAIRAARKAGDHVIKSLEKSQAIEVANKGNDVVTNIDNEAEAIIIDTIRKSYPDHCIIAAESGTIEGKDKECQWIIDPVDGTKNFVRGYPHYAISVALRMRGRTEVAAVYDPARNELFTATRGSGAQLNSQRIRASQPRDLTGTTLATGLPFAAKQHSESFMKIQSALFVECDDMRMSGCAALDLCYLAAGRVDGVFRLGLKPWEIAAGELIAREAGAICADFTGNTNHLVTGNIVAGNARVVKPLLGKIREHGSEALAK; this is translated from the coding sequence ATGCATCCTATGCTGAACATTGCCATTCGTGCTGCACGAAAGGCTGGTGACCATGTCATTAAATCTCTAGAAAAATCGCAAGCTATTGAAGTAGCTAACAAAGGCAATGATGTTGTTACTAACATCGATAACGAAGCAGAAGCTATCATTATCGACACTATCCGCAAATCTTACCCTGATCACTGCATCATTGCAGCTGAAAGCGGTACGATTGAAGGCAAGGACAAAGAATGCCAGTGGATCATCGACCCAGTGGATGGCACCAAGAACTTCGTTCGTGGTTACCCTCACTACGCTATCTCTGTTGCACTACGCATGCGCGGCCGCACTGAAGTGGCAGCAGTATACGACCCAGCACGCAACGAGCTATTCACTGCAACTCGTGGCTCCGGCGCACAGCTAAACAGCCAGCGTATCCGTGCATCTCAGCCACGTGACCTGACCGGTACGACTCTGGCAACAGGCCTACCGTTTGCTGCCAAGCAGCACTCTGAAAGCTTCATGAAAATCCAGAGCGCTCTATTTGTAGAGTGTGACGATATGCGTATGTCTGGCTGTGCAGCCCTAGACCTGTGTTACCTAGCGGCTGGCCGTGTTGACGGCGTGTTCCGCCTAGGCCTGAAGCCTTGGGAAATTGCAGCGGGTGAGCTTATCGCGCGCGAAGCAGGTGCTATCTGTGCAGACTTCACTGGCAACACTAACCACCTTGTGACTGGCAACATCGTTGCTGGTAACGCTCGCGTAGTTAAGCCACTGCTAGGCAAAATCCGTGAACACGGTAGCGAAGCACTAGCGAAATAA
- the secF gene encoding protein translocase subunit SecF, whose amino-acid sequence MFQIMKADRAIDFMRWSKGAFVLSIIMIIAAIGTVTTQKLNWGLDFTGGTLIEVGFEKPADLGQIRESLEVAGFGDAIVQNFGTARDVMVRLQPREDAQGEKLGTQIIDALKAGTGQDVEMRRIEFVGPNVGDELAEAGGLAILVSLICILLYVSMRFEWRLAAGAVLALAHDVIITIGIFSFTQIEIDLTIVAALLTVVGYSLNDTIVVFDRIRENFRKMRKGDAVEVMNNSITQTLSRTLITSGTTLFVVIALFMKGGSMIHGFAAALLIGITVGTYSSIYVASALALKLGITREHLMPPQVDKEGEEFDAMP is encoded by the coding sequence ATGTTTCAAATAATGAAAGCGGATAGGGCGATCGACTTTATGCGCTGGTCGAAAGGCGCATTTGTCCTTTCGATCATTATGATTATCGCTGCCATCGGCACCGTGACGACCCAGAAACTGAACTGGGGGTTGGATTTCACCGGCGGCACCCTGATTGAAGTGGGCTTCGAGAAGCCTGCAGATCTGGGCCAGATCCGTGAATCACTGGAAGTGGCTGGCTTTGGTGATGCGATCGTGCAGAACTTCGGTACGGCCCGCGATGTGATGGTTCGCCTTCAGCCGCGCGAAGATGCGCAGGGTGAGAAATTAGGGACCCAGATCATAGATGCCTTGAAAGCCGGTACGGGCCAGGACGTTGAAATGCGCCGTATCGAATTCGTCGGCCCGAACGTGGGTGACGAGCTGGCAGAAGCGGGTGGCTTGGCTATTTTGGTTTCGCTGATCTGTATCTTGCTCTATGTTTCAATGCGCTTTGAGTGGCGTTTGGCGGCGGGTGCGGTATTGGCATTGGCCCACGACGTAATCATCACGATTGGTATTTTCTCGTTTACCCAAATCGAGATTGACCTGACTATCGTGGCAGCCTTGCTGACGGTTGTCGGTTACTCGCTCAACGATACCATCGTGGTCTTCGACCGTATCCGAGAAAACTTCCGCAAGATGCGTAAGGGCGATGCGGTAGAGGTGATGAACAACTCAATTACCCAGACTTTGAGCCGTACCCTGATCACCTCTGGTACCACATTGTTCGTGGTTATCGCTCTGTTCATGAAAGGCGGTAGCATGATCCACGGTTTTGCCGCAGCCTTGCTGATCGGTATCACTGTCGGTACCTACTCGTCGATCTACGTGGCTTCGGCACTGGCGCTTAAACTGGGTATTACCCGTGAACACCTGATGCCGCCGCAAGTCGACAAAGAAGGTGAAGAGTTTGATGCCATGCCGTAG
- the secD gene encoding protein translocase subunit SecD, protein MLNRYPLWKNLMVVFALLIGLLYALPNVYGEDPAIQISGARGASADMSTLDAVTEDLEQNQISYKSVAFENGTVLVRFNDTDTQISARDILNEQLGDDFVVALNLAPSTPDWLESIGANPMKLGLDLRGGVHFLMEVDMDAAMEKLLGQQEETFRTELREAKIRYRAISKTDEAVEVRLRNSEQLAEAKRELQRLHPDMQFTDTTSGFLLSATFTDARLQEIRNYAVDQNITILRNRVNELGVAEPLVQRQGANRIVVELPGVQDTARAKEILGATATLEFREVDSSADLAAAASGRVPPGSEVKFTRDGRPAVLKKRVILGGSHITDASSSADEYGRPQVNISLDSEGGSKMTAFSRNNVGKLMATLFTEYKDSGERDENGKVILEKHEEVINQATIQTALGRNFRITGIDSQAEAHNLALLLRAGALIAPISIVEERTIGPSMGQQNIDMGIQAMIWGMVAVMLFTLLYYRRFGLFANLALVMNLILIIGVMSMIPGATMTLPGIAGIVLTVGMAVDANVLIFERIREELRDGRSPQHAIQQGYANAFSTIADANITTLITAIILFAVGTGAIKGFAVTLSIGILTSMFTAIIGTRALVNLVYGGKRVDKLSI, encoded by the coding sequence GTGCTAAACCGTTATCCCTTGTGGAAGAACCTGATGGTAGTGTTTGCGCTACTTATCGGTTTGCTCTACGCACTTCCCAATGTATACGGTGAAGATCCAGCAATTCAAATCTCCGGGGCGCGTGGCGCCTCGGCAGATATGTCCACGCTGGATGCCGTCACCGAAGATTTAGAACAAAATCAAATCTCTTATAAATCAGTCGCTTTCGAAAACGGTACTGTCCTGGTCCGCTTTAACGACACTGATACCCAAATCAGTGCTCGCGATATTCTTAACGAACAGCTTGGCGACGATTTCGTCGTAGCCCTCAACCTTGCTCCTTCTACTCCTGACTGGCTTGAGTCCATCGGCGCTAACCCAATGAAACTGGGTCTTGACCTGCGCGGCGGTGTGCATTTCTTGATGGAAGTAGATATGGACGCAGCAATGGAGAAATTGCTGGGTCAGCAGGAAGAAACGTTCCGTACTGAGTTGCGTGAAGCGAAGATTCGTTACCGTGCGATCAGCAAAACCGATGAAGCGGTTGAAGTCCGCCTGCGTAATAGCGAGCAATTGGCTGAAGCCAAACGTGAACTGCAGCGTCTTCACCCGGATATGCAGTTTACCGATACTACCAGCGGCTTCCTGCTGAGTGCGACATTTACCGATGCCCGCCTGCAGGAAATTCGTAACTATGCGGTTGACCAGAACATTACCATTCTGCGTAACCGTGTAAATGAGCTGGGTGTTGCCGAGCCATTGGTTCAGCGCCAGGGTGCTAACCGTATTGTGGTTGAGCTTCCGGGTGTTCAGGATACGGCCCGCGCTAAGGAAATCTTAGGTGCAACCGCAACTCTAGAGTTCCGTGAAGTGGATAGCTCTGCCGATCTGGCAGCAGCAGCTTCAGGCCGTGTGCCACCAGGCAGCGAAGTGAAGTTTACCCGTGACGGGCGTCCAGCTGTGCTGAAGAAACGTGTGATCCTTGGCGGTTCTCACATTACCGATGCCAGCTCAAGTGCCGATGAATATGGCCGTCCTCAGGTTAACATCTCGCTAGATAGCGAAGGTGGTAGCAAGATGACAGCTTTCTCGCGTAACAACGTGGGTAAGTTGATGGCGACACTATTCACTGAGTACAAAGACAGTGGTGAACGTGACGAAAACGGTAAGGTTATCCTGGAAAAACACGAAGAAGTGATTAACCAGGCGACTATCCAGACTGCGCTGGGCCGTAACTTCCGTATTACTGGGATTGACTCGCAGGCTGAAGCCCACAACTTGGCGCTGTTATTGCGTGCCGGTGCCTTGATTGCACCAATCTCAATCGTGGAAGAACGCACCATCGGTCCATCAATGGGCCAGCAAAACATCGACATGGGGATCCAGGCGATGATTTGGGGCATGGTGGCGGTAATGCTATTTACTCTGCTTTACTACCGTCGTTTTGGCCTGTTTGCCAACTTGGCGCTGGTGATGAACCTGATCTTGATTATCGGTGTGATGTCGATGATCCCTGGTGCCACCATGACCTTGCCGGGTATCGCTGGTATCGTTCTGACGGTAGGTATGGCGGTCGATGCCAACGTACTTATTTTCGAGCGTATTCGTGAAGAGCTTCGCGATGGCCGTAGCCCGCAACATGCGATTCAGCAGGGCTATGCCAATGCCTTTAGTACTATCGCCGATGCCAACATTACCACCCTGATCACCGCAATTATCCTGTTTGCTGTGGGGACCGGTGCGATCAAAGGCTTCGCCGTTACCCTATCAATTGGTATTTTGACTTCCATGTTCACGGCCATCATTGGTACCCGTGCGCTGGTTAACTTGGTTTACGGCGGTAAGCGCGTCGATAAACTGTCGATCTAA
- the yajC gene encoding preprotein translocase subunit YajC — MSLISQAHAAAEGAPQGGGMQLFIMLGLFAVIFYFMIYRPQAKRVKEHKNLMSSMGKGDEVLTNGGLVGKISKVSEENDYIVIALNDTTEVTIKKDFVTAVLPKGTMKSL; from the coding sequence ATGAGTCTGATTTCTCAAGCACACGCAGCAGCTGAAGGTGCACCACAGGGCGGCGGTATGCAGCTATTTATCATGCTTGGCCTGTTTGCCGTTATCTTCTATTTCATGATTTACCGCCCACAGGCAAAACGCGTGAAAGAGCACAAGAACCTAATGTCTTCTATGGGCAAGGGTGACGAAGTGCTCACCAACGGTGGCCTTGTAGGTAAGATTTCTAAGGTTTCTGAAGAAAACGACTACATTGTTATCGCACTAAACGACACAACTGAAGTTACTATCAAGAAAGACTTTGTAACTGCAGTGCTGCCAAAAGGCACAATGAAGTCTCTGTAA